Proteins from one Belonocnema kinseyi isolate 2016_QV_RU_SX_M_011 chromosome 8, B_treatae_v1, whole genome shotgun sequence genomic window:
- the LOC117178237 gene encoding angiotensin-converting enzyme-like produces the protein MIASWNYETNITDGNLAVKLKVSNQASEAKKKLSEKIKLFPWRELKDKDAKRQFFLLSNIWENSLPSKQYKEFDNIVNQMKNIYSSGILCDPKNMKRCDSAVQLELWDIIPKSRNPKFLLNIWKQWRKVTGKKMKQFYPRYVELGNIASKLNNFPDKSVMWLQQYETKNFQQDIENLWRKLKPLFLQIHAYVRGKLNKKYGDAVVSKDGPIPAHLVGDMWAASWENIADFTLPFPGKKLPDATAALVAQKYDALKMFKLAESSFMSMNMSAMPKLFWKNSLMVKPTNREVDCESNAWEFSDGKDFRVKVCTEINSESLETIHHEMSHVEYDFQLKDLPAILRDGTNPGFHEGIADVMGLSVLTPGHLQKIKLLKKYTPDKEASLNHLYRMSLEKVAFLPYTYIMDLWRWDIFRGKTTKNHYNCQWWKLVEEYQGIEPPVDRSEEDLDPVSQYHVAADYDYLRYFVGLIIQFEFHRSLCIEAGEFQPKNPKSKPLHECDITASKKAGNLFKSVMKMSGSKPWLDAMKLLTGEAKLSSSGILDYFKPLEDWLTAESKRNKEFIGWKKSRKRCLQTRRKN, from the exons atgataGCATCCTGGAATTATGAAACCAATATCACGGATGGGAATTTAGCAGTCAAACTTAAAGTCTCAAATCAGGCTTCAgaagccaaaaaaaaattgtcggaaaaaattaagttatttccaTGGAGGGAATTGAAAGACAAAGATGCTAAGAGACAGTTTTTCCTGCTCAGCAACATTTGGGAAAATTCCTTGCCTTCAAag caaTATAAGGAGTTTGACAATATCGTCAACCAGATGAAGAACATTTATTCTAGTGGAATCCTGTGCGATCCCAAAAATATGAAGAGATGTGATTCAGCTGTGCAGTTAGAATTATGGGATATTATTCCGAAGAGTCGCAATCCTAAATTTCTCCTGAATATTTGGAAACAATGGCGAAAGGTTACTGGGAAAAAAATGAAGCAGTTCTATCCTAGATATGTTGAGTTGGGTAATATAGCTTCAAAGTTGAATAACTTTCCTGATAAGTCTGTAATGTGGCTTCAACagtatgaaacaaaaaatttccagcaAGACATTG AGAATCTTTGGCGGAAGCTGAAGCCCTTGTTCTTGCAAATTCATGCTTATGTAAGAGGTAAATTGAATAAGAAATATGGAGATGCTGTTGTATCAAAAGATGGACCAATTCCAGCTCATCTTGTAGGTGACATGTGGGCTGCATCTTGGGAAAACATTGCTGACTTCACTCTTCCCTTTCCTGGCAAAAAGTTACCAGATGCTACAGCAGCTCTGGTTGCACAAA AATATGATGCGCTGAAAATGTTCAAACTAGCAGAGTCCTCTTTCATGTCGATGAACATGAGTGCGATGCCTAAACTTTTTTGGAAGAATTCTCTTATGGTAAAGCCAACTAATCGAGAAGTAGATTGTGAGTCCAATGCTTGGGAATTTAGTGACGGTAAAGATTTTAGAGTCAAAGTGTGTACCGAAATTAACTCAGAGAGTCTTGAGACTATTCATCATGAAATGAGCCACGTTGAGTACGACTTCCAACTCAAGGATCTACCTGCAATCTTGAGAGATGGTACAAATCCAGGATTTCATGAAGGAATTGCAGATGTCATGGGTTTAAGTGTTTTGACACCTGGTCATCTGCAGAAAATAAAGCTgctgaaaaaatatacacctgaCAAGGAAGCTTCTTTGAACCATTTGTATCGGATGAGTCTGGAGAAAGTAGCCTTTCTTCCTTACACTTACATCATGGATCTCTGGCGATGGGACATTTTTAGAGGAAAAACTACTAAGAATCACTACAATTGCCAGtg gTGGAAGTTGGTGGAAGAATATCAAGGAATAGAACCTCCAGTTGATAGGAGTGAAGAGGATTTAGACCCAGTATCCCAATATCACGTTGCTGCAGATTATGATTATTTAAGGTACTTTGTTGGCCTCATCATTCAGTTCGAGTTTCATAGATCTTTGTGTATAGAAGCTGGAGAATTTCAGcccaaaaatccaaaaagtaaaCCTCTTCATGAATGTGACATAACTGCTAGTAAGAAGgctggaaatcttttcaa ATCTGTGATGAAGATGAGTGGCTCTAAACCATGGCTGGATGCAATGAAACTATTAACAGGTGAAGCGAAACTGAGCAGTTCTGGTATCTTGGATTATTTCAAACCACTTGAGGATTGGCTTACTGCTGAGAGTAAAAGAAACAAGGAATTTATTGGATGGAAAAAAAGCAGGAAAC GTTGCTTACAaactagaagaaaaaattaa